The Solea senegalensis isolate Sse05_10M linkage group LG11, IFAPA_SoseM_1, whole genome shotgun sequence genomic interval TGTTTGAATTTGCAGCGGAAGCATCACCATTAAACCAAAATTACAATGTCGACTGTAAATACTGCAATTcgattttttcttctttgcaaattaaataaatgttacccTGAAGTTCATGTTCTGATAAGGCAATAcgtaaaaatacacaatatgtgGCAGGCAGGTCAGACTGGAAGTCTCACTCACTGAACCAATAACACAGGCTTTGACACTTTCAGCAGGTCAATGTTGTGCTTTCTCACGCCTGTGTTTGACTGTACATGTACTGTCAATTACTGGCTACAATTTGCACTAGTTTCACAgcaaataatgtgtgtgtatatttacagtaaatcactGTGCCACAGTAGGTCACTGCATCATTTTATAGTACTGACAAATGACAGTTGTATTATCTGGGATTCAGCAACATTACCTGAATAAATACAGTGTCTTTTAAATAAACGTCATTGCATATTACTCTGATTTTGCAGTATCCTTCTTTTTAAATCCCACATTACACTGCAGTACATTACAATGATTAGGCAGCTTGGTTAAAAACTGGAACTGCAAGAATCACACCTCAGAACATCATTTTAGAGGGGTTTcctctaaaacacacaaaaatatggaATTCGATTGCACATCATCACTGTTTAAGCCAATTTGCTGTGAAATGTACAATTAAAGCCCTTAAATTGTTGACATAATGGACATTACAAGTtccgttttagtcatttctttgttaaatggagtaaagaaaaccagaaaatgttcacatttaaaaagctgaacacCTGGAGaacttgttttacttttaaaacattcaaattgatCAAAGTGattatctgacattttccaCCATGGTAAATAGTGAAATTTTACAGTTGGTTTTAACCAGAAATACGTTAACATGAGGAAACCAATAGCGCATCAAGAGCTATGTCATGAGGACTTCTAAACTCACCAGCGATGAACCAGCAAGAGAGGAATAAAGACGTCAGTGAGTTCCAGGCCTTGCAGACTTGACTGAGTGGGTTTGTGGTGCCGTCTTCAGGCTCCTGAGCACAAGGCAGGCAGGCGAGCAAGGATAGCATCAGGCCAAAAACCCCCAACACTATCAAATAGATGGGGATGTAGTCCTGCTTCGGACATTCGTGAAGATACACTACTCCTGTAGGAGGCAAGGGCAAAGACAAGAACAGGAAAAAACTGattccaaaaacatggaaattCAATAAAACTGCTACTTTACTGTCACATGCAATTTCACCATGAATAAAATACCTGAGAACAGGCATCAACTCACCAAGTGCAATCTGAGCAATAGGCAGAGCGACTGCAAATATCTTTGAACATcctgaaagaataaaaaaataaaacgcctttaatttacttttttttgtgtacgGTGCTGatttaacagaaacaaaaatatatgCGAGTGTCACACCTCACCTAATTTATATCCAGTGGGTTGTGGAGGGTTTTTTAAGGTTTCAGTGAAAGTGATCATTTTAACAGTAATGAATGAAGGCGCTaacctgcagaggaaaacacacaactgaGAATATTGGTGTATAAACGACTATAAACAACTagaagtaaacaaaaaataagCTTTTACACCACAGTAAAATTTTctccaactatataaacacacctgagcaaaaaagtactcaaaatgtttctaatcggattgaatttgtaaaatttggaaatacgtcacagtttaaagttcgcttggcttttctttttttaacacaaatgaaagaaaacggtctattttgtgacttctggagaattattgctactttaatactactactactaaaaatCCCATGTAAAATTAATCACACATTACAAAACTCccctgcattttttaaagcctgaatatgtgacctataaacacacacctgttatTCCCCTGCAATTCACCATGGGTGATCCTTGTCAAGATGTAGTACATTATAAtaaaatctgttattttttGCTCTAGTCTTTTTTCCGTAATCATCTCATCGAAAAAGCACATACAGATGCACTATTTTCATAAGGTGTCCGATAATGGGTTTGACCTAAACCCGTCCActtcaaacagaaacaaagtttTTAACATGACAGCCTTCAGACTCCTCGTCTCTTACCTCCTCCctggtttgctgctgctggtactGTCAGCTGCTGCTACCAGTCAACCGTGTccttataagaactggatagagcaccgccccctgacagttttgtcatggtggccactcatggtact includes:
- the LOC122777315 gene encoding transmembrane protein 272-like produces the protein MITFTETLKNPPQPTGYKLGCSKIFAVALPIAQIALGVVYLHECPKQDYIPIYLIVLGVFGLMLSLLACLPCAQEPEDGTTNPLSQVCKAWNSLTSLFLSCWFIAGNVWIYSIYQPNYNKTTTDVDPYCNKTLYLFAFWTTTLGYILLGLILVIGCCAMCCFFLCCGLSDPADA